The genomic stretch CCATCCACTTTTTCTGAAAGGCTGGGAATATGCTTTTCGTGATCACAGGTTCAAGAATGGAGAATCCATAAAGTACAATAGTTTGGGGATGATTGCTTCTTTGCGAAGGCAACCAGGGCCAGACAGTCCAGAGAATCAGCGCCAGCATCATACAGGCTGTTATAACTCTTCGCACCAGGCGATATTTAACGTAAGAGACAGGGTGGATAGGCATGGGAAGTTTTTCTGTTTTTCTCTTCATTTTCCTTTTATTGTAGACAGGTTGTCAAGGGTATTTTAGTTAATAAAGCTTTGACCTCAATCGTTTTTACTTTAAAACTTACCTGACACAGAACAGGGTAGGATAAGGCTTTCCGGGGAGTTTACTGTTTTGCATTCACAGTGAATGCAAAATGAAAAAGGTCTCGCGCCTGCTTAATAAATCCACCCATTTGTTTTGCCGATCACAGAATGCGCCTTGCAAAGGGTATTTTCATGATGCAGTAATGACATAAGGCAAAGGTAAAGGGCGTTGCAGCAGCAAAGACAACGACAAATTTAAGCAGGGGATGGATCGGCATATCCTTCATAAAATAGGTAAAGGCAACCACAACGGGCGCATGAAAGACGTAGACTGCAAAGGCGTCTTTCGACAATACCTTAAAAAGCCTTCCCTGATGATTGTCGTACTTGTTGCCAAGATATATGCAGCATATAATAGCCCCTACACAGGTAATATTTTCCCAGAGGGCGCCGAATAATCCCTGCCAGGTCGGCCCTCCTCTGTAGAGCATGGCATGTTTATGCAGTATGCCGTCATAAAACATCAACCCGACAAAAAGAAGGAATGAGAAGGCCAATACTTTTATCCAGAATCTGTAAACATCATCATTTATGCAGGCCAGCCAGTTCCGGCGATAGGTTACGATCCCAACGATAAACATGGCAATATACGGCGGATAGTTGCCGGGCCTCAGATGAAAAACCTTATAAGTAGCAGGGTAGTATATCCGGGTCAGAAAGGTGATAAGCCCTATGGCGATCGCAAAAAACAAGATTGTGGCATTGGCAGGAAAAGTACTGTTGTTCCGTCGGTCCGGCAAAGAAGCCTTTGCAAATAAATGCCACAGAGCGTAGAAGAAAGAAAAGATGATAAGAACTTCTGCAAACCAGAGGGCCGCGGGAGCTACATTTTTGAAATAATAAATATTTTCCAAGAAAGAGTATTCTGTGGAAAGAGTGTTGAATTTAACGAAATATGTAATAGTGGGGCCGATCAGGCAAGAATAAACAACAAGAGGTATGCCGAGTTTGATCAGTCGTTCTTTCATAAAGCTGAGTGGTCCTTTTC from Pseudomonadota bacterium encodes the following:
- a CDS encoding acyltransferase family protein, coding for MFCRVHKRFIFYEGTPVISKQAKRLYFIDNLRIYMTFSVVLHHAAVIYGVPGGWYYAEYAGDTLSQIFLTIFTFLGRAFVIQFFFFIAAFFTPAAYDRKGPLSFMKERLIKLGIPLVVYSCLIGPTITYFVKFNTLSTEYSFLENIYYFKNVAPAALWFAEVLIIFSFFYALWHLFAKASLPDRRNNSTFPANATILFFAIAIGLITFLTRIYYPATYKVFHLRPGNYPPYIAMFIVGIVTYRRNWLACINDDVYRFWIKVLAFSFLLFVGLMFYDGILHKHAMLYRGGPTWQGLFGALWENITCVGAIICCIYLGNKYDNHQGRLFKVLSKDAFAVYVFHAPVVVAFTYFMKDMPIHPLLKFVVVFAAATPFTFALCHYCIMKIPFARRIL